Below is a genomic region from Hevea brasiliensis isolate MT/VB/25A 57/8 chromosome 3, ASM3005281v1, whole genome shotgun sequence.
aaataatcgacccactctgcgaccctccccaagaatgcattccgtttgtggatcctgcactgacaccatggtgagaaaaataacatttagtcctttttcacacaaccgACCAATgtaaataagattgagtgccaaattagggatataataggtgtcagggagatgaagatttgagatagacacatgaccagtatgtgtgatgttcattttagtaccatttgcagtatggattggtggtaaggaagatactgagttttgcagaagacaagaatttaagattagtggtcacatgattacaacatgcagagtcaaaaagccaataagaattacccggagtgacagacatggcagcaggagaattagaagagataacctgtttgaatagtgcctcaacatcactcatggtgatggcagtagagcCCTCGATGCAGCAAAGAACGATGTgagaggaagatccaggctttgagacattcttgaatttagaatgccctccttttggtcttggagggcgtgtgggacaatgttcaagaatatgaccgtaaccatgacaatatctgcattctatagtaggacaatatgcaaaagcatgaccaatttgattacaattcttacagagttgattgccagatttctgatgtgaggatcgagtagttgcaagagcgacttcaaattgaggagttttatccaaaccgAGATGAGTCTCttcaaaataatctcttgaatagcgatttccaatgatgggagtggatttcgatgtagcagggacgctcgaacggcctcatattctgatcgaagagccattagaacttgaatgagatgaagatgatcttcactgattttggcctgagatatttgattccaaatgggttggacctgggcaagaaaatcattcacagattgacctgcttcttatttcagattatgaagagtagtccacaactgataatagtgggcaagtccagtggtctgatatcgattagccaaaaaatccTGATTTCTTTgcgagtcataattagcaaactggatgtggatggacgagacagaggtattgcgaaaccaggtgatgatctgatgatttttactatcccaatcctcaagacggttagcaaattttgcatcagtttcatcgttctctcttgtcggcgtagtgatatctccggtaacaatacaccaaagcttgcgacctataATTATGTATTTGCCAAATTATCGACCTATAATTATCGacctgtaattatgctacacaaatctcctataatcatgctaattgctgtaattatgctaacaataatttgtttataaaatataattagaacaatcaaaattattttttaattattaataaaataatattatataaataaaatgtaaaaattgagtatttttaagttttttataaataaaaatacaatCACAACTTTttgtttatataaaaataattattttatttattaattaattttagatctaaaaattaattaaattaatttatgatattaaataatttataattaaattaataataattactgaaaagttatatgaaAAAAAGAGAGTTGTTAGCAGTCACAAAAAGTTATAGGCAATTCAAAGCAGCTGTAGGGAGTGATCAGGCAATTACAAGTAACTGCAAAATATGGTGAAATGAATTTCAGAATCTAGATATACTAAAACGTAAAAACCTTTAACTATATCAAACGACAACTCAACTAGAATTTAATAATttctttttatctttaatttaccaattatttatttttctaaaattcttacattttactcTCTGTTCAATTAATCAAAACGTCATTTCGATTTTTAATTTACttactcttttaattttagagtgtaattgatgaaattatgttcagtgtaattaatatttataatcatTTGATCAAGAAGTCAGAGTATAATCCTAAATAATATATTCAATATTTGACATATCTGTATTTTTTTCCTAAactgttaattaattaaattattttttaagtaaaCATTTCTTTTGCCCATAGCAAGTTGATTTGAGTAATATTATCGTTTTAttttaaataagaaaataaaataataataattttattattctaACAtgattaattcaataattatgaaTATTATCTAGAGTACGTTTGAATATCATACTGAGTCATCTCTGAAATCCAAATATATATTCATAGTCTTACGAATACATGCATCCTTATCCATTTAAGTACCTAAAATATTTTGATCATCACCCGAGGCGCCCACCCCTTGCCCTCGGGATGCCACTTGGTCGCACCGGCGGCTCGTAACTCACTTCAAAGTACAAACTGATCGCTACACGTGTTTTAGGGTCAgtaaataaatgttgttaaaaattattTGTGTTTGTCAAGTGTATTATACATGAATTTTGGAGGTcatttagtttaatttataaaaattaaaatatttataaattaatttgatattataaatatttaaaattttaagtgattatatatttaattaaatatttataaattattaataaatatttattgtatttaattaaaaattatttataaatatatttattaataaaaagataaaaaatataaaatttataataaaattttaaaaatgaattaataataatataataaaatatttaattaaattaatttataagtatcaacataaaaaattaattttcaatcaGATCTAAGGGGCCTTGGccccaaattttttttaattaccctcttattttaaaataaaaaatttaatattttttaaatgtatttaaattatgaaaaattttaattttagtgatttattttattaatttttattgtaaaaattttccttcaattttagaaataataattttatcaaatttaaaattaattttactacCAATTCTGAAAATAAATGATTTATTGAAgccaaaaaattttaatttttgtgagtgtaaaaatttatttttatttattttatttttatagactcaaaatttttagttactatttattataatacttataaattattttaaaatattaattaattaaaaatatctctacgtatttaaatttttaaaacttaaatttatttttttttataacactTTAAATCTTTAATCCTAAATAAAATTCTCTAAAAATTGATATTCTGACCGATGACTAAAAAAActgttataaatattaattacgaTTTGTCAACTTTTGCATTATTTCTTTGATTATTTAAactcaataaaatataaaatttataatttttcatgattatttaaattttaaaaaatacttaCTTAAATAAGGTTGTTTGTGCATTGCACTCAACCAGTAGAAAATCATGAATATATATTTATCTATCAgatttatcataattttaattaatgtgtCATTTCTTGATTAGTTAAGTATATAAATATAGAAAAGACTTACACTTAAATTTAGACCTTCCTTAATAATTGATATATATTATCTGCctttatttcttaatttattttctttaactTATAAGTTTAAAAGTATATTATAaacaaatatataattttattctcGAGTTTAACAAACTTATAAGTAACAAATATctcttaattatataaaattgaaactatatataaaataaatttaaaaatatttataatcatCCTTAATTTTATAAGTTTTTCAGTATCTTTAAATTCATAATAGGATTTATCTAATGATTTAAGATCTTAACTGTTATCAATATTGTATAGTCTTATTTattacaataaaatttaattatttatttagtgTCCTAGAGACACTCCTTACATTATTTGACATgattaataaaattctaaatttaaaaaaaaaacactaaaaaaaaatccaaatgttttcaatttttttttatttactggCAGGACATTAGTACAATTGGTTtcatttagaaaaaaattatataatagaaTAGTGATTACGTGTAGAATTTTTTATacgaaataataatttaataatatatatatatataaaaggggaTTTTAAAATCTACAATTaccttgtattttttttaaataataataattatatatttatttattattttatattaatatttatttattatttatttgccATTTTATGTTAGATAAATTACAATGACTATTTTGGCACAGATGGATTTAACTTGTAAGCGTTAAGATAGTTTTCCACATGCCGTATGGGCTGCCACGGTGGCGCAAAGAAAGAATAAATGAGGGATGACGAAGAAGCGCAACTGCGAAAAAAAGGCAGGAGAGAAGAGGGACCTAATTGCGCAACCTGGTGGCTGCTGCCTCTCGCCGTTCACTTTTCACGAGATTCCATTTGCACGAATCTCATTTCCTTTcctctcctttcttctttctgtcTTTTCTCTAACTGCCCCCTCCGTTTTTCTCGTTTCACTCACTCTTAAACCTTGCTTCTCTGCGGCTAAGGATGGTGGCCGATGCCAAAGCTAAATCTGACATCTCATTCGCCGGAACTTTTGCTAGTAGCGCTTTCGCTGCATGTTTTGCGGAGGTATTGTTTTCTGTTCATCTGATCACTTTTTTTATATTCAATCGACTATTTGATTGAGCTTAATAATATTGGATGTACATCTAGCCTGTTATTCTATATCTCTCTCTTTCATTTTGTATCATCTGGGAATCTTGTGATCAAGTGATGAACTCCTTTTCAATTTCGATGATCGATGATTGGATTGATTGCTGTTGCGTCTTCCCTTTTGATCACTTCAACTTACTGTATATTAGGATCTAGTCCATTATGTTCTCGCTGCCTCTTTATCTCAAATCCTGCATTGGAATTAACTAGTGAATTTTTATTGTTTTCCATGAATGTGCTGTATTATAAGTGAGAAAATGTGTGTTTTTTATTAGGTTCACAGCAAATGTACCCTCTGATTCCTCCTCGttgctagtttttttttttcttttaaaatgtaCTTTATACTGATTTTTATTTTTGGCAGAAAGCAAAtgaaatcattttaaaatattttttgaatatataaatttcaGTTCACACATAAGAAAAACAATATCACAAGAAGGAATTATTGCTTTTCATAAATTATTATTGCTTTtcataaattattattgaaaGCTTATTGCTTATGAAACGCTAAAAGCAAATTTACTAAGCAAAACCTTAATTATTTTTGAGATTGTCATATCCATGCATTTGAGCAATTCATTTCATTGAATACTTGGTGTTAGCTCATCAGGTTGTGCCTTGAATTACACCATTTTCATAAAACCATTCAGTTTGTTGGCATTGATAATGTCGTGTTATAACTGTTTAAAATCTGTTATTTGTTAAATTGTTTGAATCACGGTCTATCTTGTGTGCTGCAAATTAATCCAAGAATAACCAATGACTAGGCTTTAGAACTAAGAGCAGTAATGTAAATTGAttataattttctatggtggcaTGAAAAATGTAGGAATCAATCCAATCCAACTCCAAGACTTCTGGTTTGTTTGATGAAGGAAGCCTGGATGGAAGATAGTTAATGTGTTTGTAGGCTTCTTTACAACTCTAATAGCAAGCTACAAGCATAATTTTGAGCCTCATATGATACTGACCTTACACATTTATATAATGAATTAACAATTGAAAATTTGTTTATATTCTTGAAATAAAAGGCTTTGATATCATTGTCGTGGAAGTGTTTTTGTTCATCAGCATTTGAATTTACTGCAGATATGCACAATTCCCCTTGACACTGCAAAAGTTAGGCTCCAGCTCCAAAAGAAAGCCGTTGCTGGTGAGGGACTGGCCTTACCAAAATACAGGGGTATGTTGGGCACAGTTGCCACCATTGCTAGGGAAGAAGGTCTATCAGCACTCTGGAAAGGCATTGTACCTGGGCTTCACCGACAATGCCTGTTTGGAGGCTTAAGAATTGGGTTATATGAGCCTGTCGGTCTTGAATCTTCTTCTCTTTTGAACTTTTGAGCCATTTTATGTGTTCTGTTTGATTGCTGACTTCTTATGCTTGTCTATAAAACTACATACTTGACAGGTTAAGACCTATTATGTAGGCAGTGACTTTGTTGGAGATGTTCCTTTGACCAAGAAAATTCTTGCTGCACTTACTACTGGTGAGCTTATTGGCCAAAGTTTTATGACAAATTCTATTTAAGCAAGTTCAGAAAGACTTTTGTCAACCTATTTTAGTGTCAGTGAATTTTAATATTGTATGTGTAATTAATGTCTTTTTTACCTAAGATAAGAGCCAGAGCTTACTCTGTATGACTCTCGTTATCTTTTACCTTTTGATTTGTTAAGTGTACTCATCACATCAAACAGGTGCTCTGGCAATTACTGTGGCAAATCCAACTGATCTTGTGAAAGTTAGACTTCAAGCTGAGGGAAAATTACCACCGGGTGTGCCAAGGCGCTATACTGGAGCATTGAATGCTTATTCTACAATTGTCAGACAGGTTGTGTATCTATCTGGGACAAAGAAAAGTTGGGGGAAAATGGACACTAAATTTTTATCTAATTAATAACTCTGCCATACTGTTTTGTAATGTCTAGGAAGGAGTTGGTGCACTTTGGACTGGTCTTGGACCCAACATAGCACGAAATGCTATTATAAATGCTGCTGAACTCGCCAGCTATGATCAAGTGAAGCAGGTGAACTCACATATGCAATATTTCAATGTCTTTTCTCTTCTTGTTCagtcaaatatttttattttttctaattcCACTATTTCAATGCAGACAATTTTGAAAATTCCTGGGTTCATGGACAATGTTGTCACTCATCTTCTTTCTGGGCTTGGGGCAGGATTCTTCGCTGTTTGTATTGGCTCCCCAGTTGATGTGGTACAATGTCTATGTTCACTTTTGAGTTTTTCAAAATAGTCTATAATTGGTCTTTCAGGTGGGCATTGTTTTTGTAATTAGTTTGTGGGAATTTAGTCAAGGATGTTAAATTATCTTGCAAACAACAGAAGAGACAATGTTGCATGTCGATATTACATGATAAGCACCCATCTTTATTTTTGGTTTGATTCTCAGTGTGTGCATAGTAATTAGCACTTATTGTTGGACTAATCTCTTGATTTTTACTCATTGATCTAAGGTATTTTACTTTGTCAGACTAATTAACAGTTTCATTGTCCATTGCTCTTTGGCAGGTTAAGTCAAGAATGATGGGGGATTCTGCTTACAAGAGCACACTAGATTGCTTCATTAAAACGCTGAAGAATGATGTAAGATTGTCTTTCAACTTTGTATACCACtgatttaggaatgaaaattgttCTCTGGTTTTTCTAACATGCTAAAATTTACTATAGTTGTGAATTGTTGAAAGCATAACATGGTCTGGCAattcttttttcaattttttgtttCTTCCATTATTGTGGTGTTCATTTCTTATTCCATCCTTAAGGATCATAGCCGAATAAATAATTCTATACAACAGATGTGGATCTGAGCAGGCTGTCCTTCGCTGTTTTTCCTGTTCATTATAATTCACTTCCGACATGCATTTCTGGAATAttcttttcatatatatatttgcTTTCTCATCATACTTCATCTTTATTAGTTAAAGTTTAGAGTGACAACAGTGCTTTTGTGCTCCTGTATCTGTTGATGTTGAAAACTCAGTGCAGCAATTTCCATAAGAAAGGAGGTGCAAGGAGCACCATAAGCCAAGAATCTTCTGACCTATGATATACAATGCCACTTGCAGGGACCTTTGGCTTTCTATAAGGGATTCATTCCAAACTTTGGGCGGCTAGGATCCTGGAATGTGATCATGTTTCTAACCTTAGAGCAGGTATAAACTCAAAACTCATTTGCAATTTAATAATGACTAACTTCTTTTTAAAAGACTTTTCTTAATCTGACTGGTATGCTTTTATTTGACTTCCTTTCAGTTCGTACTTGTTTAATAGCatgttcattttttt
It encodes:
- the LOC110672220 gene encoding mitochondrial uncoupling protein 1 encodes the protein MVADAKAKSDISFAGTFASSAFAACFAEICTIPLDTAKVRLQLQKKAVAGEGLALPKYRGMLGTVATIAREEGLSALWKGIVPGLHRQCLFGGLRIGLYEPVKTYYVGSDFVGDVPLTKKILAALTTGALAITVANPTDLVKVRLQAEGKLPPGVPRRYTGALNAYSTIVRQEGVGALWTGLGPNIARNAIINAAELASYDQVKQTILKIPGFMDNVVTHLLSGLGAGFFAVCIGSPVDVVKSRMMGDSAYKSTLDCFIKTLKNDGPLAFYKGFIPNFGRLGSWNVIMFLTLEQAKKFVRSLESS